One Cryobacterium roopkundense genomic region harbors:
- a CDS encoding response regulator transcription factor translates to MTRILLVEDESALSEPLSFLLEREGYEITVAEDGPSALAEFDRNGTDLILLDLMLPGIPGTEVCREIRVRSTVPIIMVTAKDSEVDIVVGLELGADDYVTKPYSTRELLARIRAVMRRHTEQDDVDDEGVLEAGTVRMDIERHTVAVSGEVVNMPLKEFELLEFLLRNAGRVLTRGQLIDRVWGTDYFGDTKTLDVHIKRIRSRIEATPSDPTMLVTVRGLGYRFEA, encoded by the coding sequence GTGACACGAATTCTTTTGGTCGAAGACGAGAGCGCGCTCAGCGAGCCGCTGAGCTTCCTGCTGGAACGCGAGGGCTACGAGATCACCGTGGCGGAGGACGGCCCGAGCGCCCTCGCCGAGTTCGACCGCAACGGCACCGACCTGATTCTGCTCGACCTCATGTTGCCCGGGATTCCCGGCACCGAAGTGTGCCGCGAGATCCGGGTGCGCTCCACGGTTCCCATCATCATGGTCACCGCGAAGGACTCCGAGGTCGACATCGTCGTGGGGCTCGAACTCGGGGCCGACGACTACGTGACCAAGCCGTACTCGACCAGGGAGTTGCTCGCGCGCATCCGGGCGGTCATGCGCCGCCACACCGAACAGGACGACGTCGACGACGAAGGAGTGCTCGAGGCGGGCACCGTGCGGATGGATATCGAGCGCCACACCGTGGCGGTGTCTGGCGAGGTCGTGAATATGCCGTTGAAGGAATTCGAGCTGCTCGAGTTCCTGCTGCGCAATGCCGGACGCGTGCTCACCCGTGGGCAGCTCATCGACCGGGTGTGGGGCACCGACTACTTCGGGGACACCAAGACGCTTGACGTGCACATCAAGCGCATCCGCTCGCGCATCGAAGCCACCCCGTCAGACCCGACGATGCTCGTGACCGTGCGAGGGCTGGGCTACCGCTTCGAGGCTTGA
- a CDS encoding CarD family transcriptional regulator, whose amino-acid sequence MLFEVGETVVYPHHGAAMITEVKTRIIKGEEKLYLKLNVTQGDLTIEVPAENVDLVGVRDVIGREGLDKVFEVLRAPFTEEPTNWSRRYKANLEKLASGDVIKVSEVVRDLWRRDQDRGLSAGEKRMLAKARQILVSELALAEKTDEEKASTVLDEVLAS is encoded by the coding sequence ATGCTTTTTGAGGTTGGCGAAACTGTCGTTTATCCCCACCATGGTGCCGCGATGATCACAGAGGTCAAGACGAGAATCATCAAGGGTGAAGAAAAGCTGTACCTGAAACTGAACGTGACGCAGGGTGACCTCACCATTGAGGTTCCCGCCGAGAACGTCGACCTCGTCGGCGTTCGCGACGTGATCGGCCGAGAGGGACTCGACAAGGTGTTCGAGGTGCTGCGCGCGCCGTTCACCGAGGAGCCCACGAACTGGTCACGACGCTATAAGGCCAACCTCGAGAAGCTCGCGTCCGGTGACGTGATCAAGGTCTCAGAGGTCGTGCGTGACCTGTGGCGCCGCGACCAGGACCGTGGCCTTTCCGCCGGCGAGAAGCGCATGCTGGCCAAGGCTCGTCAGATCCTGGTCAGCGAGCTCGCGCTCGCAGAGAAGACCGACGAAGAGAAAGCTTCCACCGTTCTCGACGAGGTTCTCGCGTCCTAA
- the ispD gene encoding 2-C-methyl-D-erythritol 4-phosphate cytidylyltransferase yields the protein MTDCPTPVVAVIVVAAGSGTRLGRSHPKAFVHLGGSTLLEHALRAVFALSEPVQVIVVAPEDRVSEARAIAADAAAASAALGHAAPAETVEVVAGGATRQESVRYGLAVLRDGVEIVLVHDAARALTPPALFERVVGAVRDTGVGVIPGLPVVDTIKRVDVSGGILGTVDRSELSAVQTPQGFPRNLLVAAHDSLADEATDDAALVAAAGHRVHVVTGDARAFKITTPHDLERAELVLGVRNPAPAVVLPRVGTGLDVHAFDDESELWLAGLFWPGERGLSGHSDGDVAVHAVCDALLGAAGLGDVGGVFGTSDSRFAGAHGDVFLEETLRLVTAAGFGVGNVSLQIIGNRPRFAPRRAEAEALLASILRAPVNIAATTTDALGFTGRGEGIAASATALLVPLVLAAPSLAEPPVLSLDV from the coding sequence ATGACTGATTGCCCCACCCCCGTGGTCGCGGTCATTGTGGTCGCCGCCGGCAGTGGCACCCGCCTCGGGCGCTCGCACCCGAAGGCCTTCGTGCACCTCGGCGGAAGTACCCTGCTCGAGCACGCCCTCCGGGCGGTGTTCGCGCTGAGCGAGCCCGTTCAGGTGATCGTCGTTGCCCCGGAAGACCGGGTGTCGGAGGCGCGCGCCATCGCGGCCGACGCCGCCGCAGCATCCGCCGCCCTGGGCCACGCTGCCCCGGCAGAGACCGTCGAGGTCGTGGCCGGAGGTGCCACCCGCCAAGAATCCGTTCGTTATGGTCTCGCCGTGCTGCGCGACGGCGTCGAAATCGTGCTCGTGCACGACGCGGCGCGCGCGCTCACGCCCCCCGCACTCTTTGAGCGGGTCGTGGGGGCGGTGCGTGACACTGGTGTCGGCGTCATCCCGGGGCTGCCGGTGGTGGACACTATCAAACGCGTCGACGTCAGCGGCGGCATCCTCGGCACCGTCGACCGTTCCGAACTCTCGGCGGTGCAGACCCCTCAGGGTTTTCCCCGCAACCTGCTCGTGGCGGCTCACGACTCGCTCGCTGACGAGGCAACGGATGACGCGGCGCTCGTGGCCGCCGCCGGCCACCGCGTACACGTGGTCACCGGAGACGCCCGCGCGTTCAAGATCACGACGCCGCACGACCTCGAGCGCGCGGAACTGGTGCTGGGCGTTCGCAACCCGGCCCCTGCCGTCGTTCTGCCGCGGGTCGGCACCGGCCTGGATGTGCACGCCTTCGACGACGAGTCCGAGCTGTGGCTCGCGGGCCTGTTCTGGCCGGGGGAGCGCGGCCTGTCCGGCCACAGCGACGGCGACGTGGCCGTGCACGCGGTCTGTGACGCCCTACTGGGAGCCGCCGGACTCGGCGACGTGGGTGGCGTCTTCGGCACGAGTGACTCACGATTCGCCGGGGCGCACGGCGATGTCTTCCTCGAAGAAACCCTGCGCCTCGTGACCGCCGCCGGTTTCGGCGTGGGCAACGTGTCGCTGCAGATCATCGGCAATCGGCCCCGCTTCGCTCCCCGCCGGGCCGAGGCCGAAGCGCTGCTCGCCAGCATTCTGCGCGCCCCGGTGAATATCGCCGCGACAACCACGGACGCCCTCGGCTTCACCGGCCGCGGCGAGGGTATCGCCGCCTCGGCGACGGCGTTGCTGGTGCCGCTCGTTCTCGCTGCCCCGTCGCTCGCAGAGCCCCCTGTCCTAAGCTTGGACGTGTGA
- the cysS gene encoding cysteine--tRNA ligase, with protein sequence MTMRLYDSKAQALRDFVPLEAGKVGIYVCGPTVQSSPHIGHLRSALVYDQLRRWLSYRGLTVTFIRNVTDIDDKILVNAQGSSEEWWALAYRYELEFTAGYQRLGILAPTYEPRATASIQEMQNLISRLIEKDHAYPADDESGDVYFDTASWPSYGDLTRQGQGDMEAAADADPRGKRDPRDFALWKGRKDDEPESAAWASPWGAGRPGWHIECSAMASRYLGAEFDIHGGGLDLRFPHHENELAQSSAAGDAFAQFWMHNGLVHVNGQKMSKSLGNSIYAAELLDQARAIVVRYYLGAAHYRSTIDYHDGALIEAEAALERVESFLDRAERRLADTRFAGSGALVVPTEFAEAMDDDLAVPQALGVLHDTVRAGNAALDAEDLHAAASARGEVLAMSEVLGINPLSTGWSVATDEPAMVALTALVERLLKDRETARDTRDYQAADRIRDELVVAGITIEDTPSGAHWSFD encoded by the coding sequence GTGACCATGCGACTCTACGATTCCAAGGCCCAGGCTCTGCGCGATTTTGTGCCCCTCGAGGCGGGCAAGGTCGGAATCTACGTCTGCGGTCCCACCGTGCAGTCGTCCCCGCACATCGGACACCTGCGCAGCGCCCTCGTCTACGACCAGCTGAGGCGCTGGCTGAGCTACCGCGGGCTGACCGTCACGTTCATTCGCAACGTCACCGATATTGACGACAAGATTCTCGTGAACGCGCAGGGTTCCAGCGAGGAATGGTGGGCACTCGCCTACCGCTACGAGCTCGAATTCACGGCCGGCTACCAGCGCCTGGGCATCCTGGCCCCCACCTACGAACCGCGCGCCACCGCGAGCATCCAGGAGATGCAGAACCTGATCTCGCGCCTGATTGAGAAAGACCACGCCTACCCGGCCGACGACGAGTCCGGCGACGTGTACTTCGACACCGCGAGCTGGCCCTCCTACGGCGACCTCACTCGGCAGGGGCAGGGCGATATGGAAGCCGCGGCAGATGCCGACCCGCGCGGCAAGCGCGACCCGCGCGACTTCGCCCTGTGGAAGGGCCGCAAGGACGACGAGCCCGAGTCCGCCGCGTGGGCCTCGCCCTGGGGCGCTGGCCGCCCGGGCTGGCACATCGAATGCTCGGCCATGGCCAGCCGCTACCTCGGTGCTGAATTCGACATCCACGGCGGCGGCCTCGACCTGCGTTTTCCGCACCACGAGAACGAGCTCGCGCAGTCCAGTGCCGCCGGCGACGCCTTCGCCCAGTTCTGGATGCACAACGGTCTCGTGCACGTGAACGGGCAGAAGATGTCCAAGTCACTCGGCAACTCCATTTACGCCGCCGAGTTGCTCGACCAGGCCCGTGCCATCGTCGTACGTTACTACCTCGGCGCCGCGCACTATCGCTCCACGATCGACTACCACGACGGTGCGTTGATCGAGGCCGAAGCCGCCCTCGAACGCGTCGAAAGCTTTCTCGACCGTGCCGAACGCCGACTGGCCGACACCCGCTTCGCGGGCTCCGGCGCACTCGTCGTGCCGACCGAATTCGCCGAGGCCATGGACGACGACCTCGCCGTGCCGCAGGCCCTCGGGGTGCTGCACGACACCGTTCGCGCCGGCAACGCGGCGCTCGACGCCGAAGACCTGCACGCCGCGGCATCCGCTCGCGGTGAAGTACTGGCCATGAGCGAGGTGCTCGGAATTAATCCGTTGTCCACCGGCTGGTCGGTCGCAACGGATGAGCCGGCCATGGTCGCGCTCACCGCCCTCGTTGAGCGCCTGCTCAAGGATCGTGAGACCGCGCGGGATACCCGCGACTACCAGGCCGCAGACCGTATCCGGGACGAACTCGTCGTCGCCGGAATAACCATCGAAGACACACCCTCGGGTGCCCATTGGAGTTTTGACTGA
- the rlmB gene encoding 23S rRNA (guanosine(2251)-2'-O)-methyltransferase RlmB — MKNTDRKARTGSVRKGSRGGQVGSGGQGRQALEGKKPTPKAEDRPYHPAGKKKAAKERFAAAGGFASRPSKDASNESGPRGGARGGSRGGSSSGRPQTPQRSTGNSGGGGASTRRAKQVDEHEIVTGRNSVVEALRAKIPASALYIASRIEMDERVKEVLLMATSRNIPILEVMRPELDRLAGRDSVHQGLALKVPAYEYAHPMELLQLTISRGHKPLFVALDGITDPRNLGAIIRSTAAFGGHGVIVPQRRSVGVTASAWKTSAGAAARTPVAMASNLTQTLKALKEQGVFVLGLDGGGDVQLPELGLGFAERPIVIVVGSEGKGLSRLVTETCDAIVSIPISADTESLNAGIAVGVTLYEVSRLRAQIKQAKLAN; from the coding sequence ATGAAGAACACAGACCGCAAGGCACGCACCGGGTCCGTGCGCAAGGGCAGCCGCGGCGGCCAGGTGGGTTCGGGCGGCCAAGGCCGCCAGGCCCTCGAGGGCAAGAAGCCCACGCCCAAGGCCGAAGACCGTCCGTACCACCCCGCCGGCAAGAAGAAGGCCGCCAAGGAGCGCTTCGCTGCGGCCGGCGGTTTCGCGTCGCGCCCCAGCAAAGATGCGAGCAACGAGAGTGGCCCGCGCGGCGGGGCGCGCGGCGGCTCTCGTGGCGGTTCGTCCAGCGGACGCCCGCAGACCCCCCAACGCAGCACCGGCAACTCCGGCGGCGGCGGCGCGTCCACGCGTCGCGCCAAGCAGGTCGACGAGCACGAAATCGTCACCGGCCGCAACTCGGTCGTCGAGGCGCTCCGCGCCAAGATTCCCGCGAGCGCCCTGTACATTGCGTCGCGTATCGAGATGGATGAGCGCGTCAAAGAGGTTCTCCTCATGGCGACGAGCCGCAACATCCCGATCCTCGAGGTCATGCGCCCCGAGCTCGACCGCCTCGCCGGCCGTGACTCAGTGCACCAGGGCCTCGCCCTCAAGGTTCCGGCGTACGAATACGCGCACCCGATGGAGCTGCTGCAGCTCACGATCAGCCGCGGCCACAAGCCGTTGTTCGTGGCCCTCGACGGCATCACTGACCCGCGCAACCTGGGTGCCATCATCCGCTCGACCGCCGCATTCGGCGGACACGGCGTGATTGTGCCGCAGCGTCGCTCGGTGGGGGTCACAGCTTCGGCGTGGAAGACCTCGGCCGGCGCCGCCGCCCGCACGCCCGTCGCCATGGCGAGCAACCTCACCCAGACGCTCAAGGCACTCAAGGAACAGGGCGTGTTCGTGCTCGGCCTCGACGGCGGCGGAGACGTGCAGCTGCCGGAGCTCGGCTTGGGCTTCGCCGAGCGTCCAATCGTGATCGTCGTCGGCAGCGAGGGCAAGGGCCTGTCCCGCCTCGTCACCGAGACCTGCGACGCCATCGTCTCGATTCCGATCAGCGCCGACACCGAGTCGCTCAACGCCGGAATCGCCGTGGGCGTGACCCTTTACGAGGTCTCCCGCCTCCGAGCCCAAATCAAGCAAGCCAAACTGGCCAACTAG
- a CDS encoding type IV toxin-antitoxin system AbiEi family antitoxin domain-containing protein, with translation MLENLEVPSASPEGLILAASLWASGLTTRAVRAMLASGELVRIRRGIYALGDTWRRAETDDRYRLFVRATVLAAEQPLLLSHHSAAALHNLPIIGPWPKVVHAINNDATGGSSARFTTSHRSVVEPESIALSGCSATTLTRTLIDVAASASFLVGVTMMDHALRVEQERVQGEHRRGISGTPALSKDELYGELATVQPRTGRAQARRAIDFANPLAANPGESLSRVRIAELGFEVPELQVRFVVHGQEYWVDFFWRGVRKIGEFDGKVKYTRGVILGDRHPGDVVVAEKDRENLLRPHVNSFDRWDWDTAHSPRRFYEFLVEHQVPRA, from the coding sequence ATGCTTGAGAATCTGGAAGTGCCCAGTGCCTCCCCTGAAGGCCTTATTCTCGCCGCATCCCTCTGGGCGTCGGGTCTGACTACCCGCGCGGTGCGCGCGATGCTTGCCAGCGGTGAGCTCGTGCGCATCCGGCGCGGAATTTATGCCCTGGGTGATACGTGGCGCCGGGCTGAGACCGATGACCGATATCGCCTGTTCGTTCGCGCCACCGTGCTCGCGGCGGAGCAACCGCTCCTCCTCTCACACCATTCCGCGGCGGCGTTGCACAATCTGCCGATCATCGGACCCTGGCCAAAGGTCGTGCACGCGATCAATAATGATGCGACTGGCGGGAGCAGCGCCCGGTTCACGACGAGTCATCGAAGCGTAGTCGAGCCCGAATCCATCGCGTTGAGCGGATGCTCCGCCACCACTCTCACACGCACTCTCATCGATGTGGCGGCCAGTGCGAGCTTTCTCGTCGGCGTCACCATGATGGACCACGCCCTGCGAGTCGAGCAGGAGCGTGTACAGGGAGAACACCGGCGGGGAATTAGCGGTACTCCTGCCCTCTCGAAAGATGAGCTGTACGGTGAACTCGCGACCGTTCAACCGCGAACGGGAAGAGCGCAAGCACGCCGCGCCATCGATTTCGCGAATCCGCTTGCCGCCAACCCGGGCGAGTCGCTCAGCCGGGTGCGCATAGCCGAACTGGGCTTCGAGGTGCCCGAACTGCAGGTCCGCTTCGTCGTGCACGGGCAAGAATATTGGGTCGATTTCTTCTGGCGGGGCGTGCGCAAGATCGGCGAGTTCGACGGCAAAGTCAAGTACACCCGCGGCGTGATACTCGGCGACCGTCACCCGGGCGACGTTGTCGTCGCCGAGAAGGATCGCGAGAACCTGCTCAGACCGCACGTCAACAGCTTCGACCGTTGGGACTGGGACACCGCGCACTCGCCCCGACGTTTTTACGAGTTCTTGGTCGAACACCAGGTTCCGCGCGCATGA